One segment of Fructilactobacillus hinvesii DNA contains the following:
- a CDS encoding AI-2E family transporter, giving the protein MDNHWQNFLKNVQLRRAVVLLLLIALIYFCRAMITTILLTFIFTFLVTKTVLWIHKRVKIPIPILVITIFLILIAAIAVVAVLYLPTIVDQGIEYSKVVYQFYQRPHMIKNPQIRNAVVSLMHTVNVPKQLKDSMGMILSYVTSAGNMGFSLFISLLLSFFFTLELKQTKEFSKKFLSSTLGWLFQDVAYFGNIFVQTFGVVMEAQFFIAICNTAITTTCLAIMGMPQLVIFAVMIFLLSLVPVAGVIISLIPLSITGYAVGGIKYVIYIVIIIAVVHMLEAYVLNPKFMSAKTELPIFYTFVVLLLGEHFWGTWGLIVAVPVFTFFLDVFGVQKVNGPRLRKPNHKTVKKSLKKYLK; this is encoded by the coding sequence ATGGATAATCATTGGCAAAATTTTTTAAAAAACGTGCAACTGCGAAGGGCGGTAGTCCTGCTGTTATTAATTGCGTTGATTTATTTCTGCCGTGCCATGATTACGACCATTTTGTTAACGTTTATTTTTACGTTTCTAGTCACGAAAACCGTTTTATGGATTCATAAACGGGTTAAGATTCCAATTCCCATCCTAGTAATTACCATATTTTTAATACTGATTGCTGCTATTGCAGTAGTAGCGGTGCTGTACCTGCCGACGATTGTTGACCAGGGGATTGAGTATTCGAAGGTCGTTTATCAGTTTTACCAACGGCCGCACATGATTAAGAATCCCCAGATTAGAAACGCCGTGGTGAGTTTAATGCACACGGTGAACGTTCCCAAACAGCTCAAGGACAGTATGGGGATGATTCTAAGTTACGTAACGAGTGCTGGAAACATGGGCTTTTCTTTATTTATTTCCTTGCTGTTGAGTTTCTTCTTTACATTGGAATTGAAACAAACCAAGGAGTTTTCAAAGAAATTTTTATCCAGTACCTTAGGGTGGTTGTTTCAAGATGTTGCTTACTTTGGGAACATCTTTGTCCAGACCTTTGGGGTAGTAATGGAAGCACAGTTCTTTATTGCCATTTGTAATACGGCGATTACAACGACGTGTTTGGCAATTATGGGGATGCCTCAACTAGTGATTTTTGCGGTAATGATCTTCCTATTAAGTTTAGTTCCAGTGGCAGGAGTGATCATCTCGTTAATTCCCCTCTCAATTACTGGCTATGCCGTTGGGGGAATCAAGTATGTGATTTACATCGTGATTATCATTGCAGTGGTGCACATGCTGGAAGCATACGTGTTAAATCCAAAGTTCATGTCAGCCAAAACGGAGCTCCCCATTTTTTACACCTTCGTGGTGTTACTGCTTGGCGAACACTTTTGGGGAACTTGGGGATTGATTGTTGCAGTGCCAGTGTTTACCTTCTTCTTGGATGTGTTCGGGGTGCAAAAGGTGAATGGTCCCCGGTTGCGCAAACCAAATCACAAGACCGTGAAAAAGAGCTTAAAAAAGTACCTAAAATGA
- a CDS encoding sensor histidine kinase, which translates to MTVVLLLLANIAIGNILTNFIRTNQGVTDGIFIIKQSITFGPWHQHFLSWEGLFWILMLLFDAVVVWWRIVRVYRRIQIGRIIDELHYISDGHFDHRIPFRLTGDNERVVNSVNTLVDNVIQSLEDERQIEKSKDELVTSVSHDLRTPLTSIIGYLGLIEAHQYQTEDELLQYCHIAYQKSQQMKKLVDRLFEYTKANNMGEQRLEIDQIDVNQLLAQLETSFALEAQKQGMEIQVQPLATDVTMETNAEMLGRVFNNLITNALKYGNDGHQILITAQQKQPNQITFQVANDGKTIPKKVIRKIFDRFYREELSRNLETGGSGLGLAIVREIINNQGGTIQAESNSKWTTFTFTLPLKPVPQTS; encoded by the coding sequence ATGACGGTCGTCCTGTTGCTCTTGGCTAACATTGCGATTGGCAACATCTTGACTAATTTCATTCGCACCAATCAGGGAGTAACGGATGGAATTTTTATCATTAAGCAGTCGATTACCTTTGGACCATGGCATCAGCACTTTTTAAGTTGGGAGGGGCTTTTTTGGATTTTAATGCTCTTGTTTGATGCCGTGGTCGTGTGGTGGCGAATTGTTCGGGTTTACCGTCGGATTCAAATTGGGCGGATCATTGATGAGTTACATTATATTTCTGATGGTCATTTTGATCACCGGATTCCGTTTCGCTTGACTGGCGATAACGAACGAGTGGTTAACAGTGTGAACACTCTGGTTGACAACGTGATTCAGTCGTTAGAAGATGAGCGACAAATTGAAAAATCAAAGGATGAACTGGTCACCAGCGTGAGCCATGATTTACGGACCCCACTGACGTCAATCATTGGGTACCTAGGATTAATTGAGGCTCATCAGTATCAAACAGAAGACGAATTGTTGCAATATTGTCACATTGCCTACCAAAAGTCCCAACAGATGAAAAAATTGGTGGATCGGTTGTTTGAGTACACCAAAGCCAATAACATGGGAGAACAGCGGTTGGAAATCGACCAGATTGACGTGAACCAGCTGTTGGCTCAATTAGAGACTTCCTTTGCGTTAGAAGCTCAAAAGCAGGGGATGGAGATTCAGGTACAACCGTTAGCGACGGACGTGACTATGGAAACTAACGCAGAGATGTTGGGTCGGGTATTTAATAATTTAATTACGAACGCGTTGAAGTACGGAAACGACGGACACCAAATTTTGATTACTGCCCAACAGAAGCAGCCGAATCAGATTACGTTCCAAGTTGCTAACGATGGGAAGACCATTCCGAAGAAAGTAATTCGAAAGATTTTTGATCGCTTTTATCGCGAGGAACTGTCCCGCAACTTGGAAACCGGAGGCAGTGGACTCGGGTTAGCGATTGTCCGAGAAATCATTAATAACCAGGGGGGCACAATTCAAGCTGAATCAAATAGTAAGTGGACGACGTTTACGTTTACGCTTCCTCTGAAACCGGTACCTCAAACTAGCTAA
- a CDS encoding cation-translocating P-type ATPase, giving the protein MPNNKLTDDQYAQLPVDELAHDLNSSTTAGLTTTTAQSTLTTVGKNVIQKGKKENEFLNFLKNFISLMACLLWVSGLIAFLAGTPELGIAIWAVNVINGLFSYWEERAAKKATDALSKMLPSYVNVIRDGKRVQLVAEDIVPGDVVELQAGDAIPADARVLDDASLQVDESALTGESVPVDKFSAYKHGDGQFAIQNVVFAGTVATSGTAMVMVIATGMNTEFGKIASLTQGQKEEDSPLTKELNHLTRQLSILSLSIGAVFFILAIFFVHYPVAKSFIFALGMIVAFIPEGLLPTVTLSLAHGTQVMAKKHALLKSLNSVETLGETNVICSDKTGTLTQNQMTVNHVWLPDQEFTVTGTGYYNNGKIQFKGQDVDLKNYPDLSLLLDIALLNNDTKIQEPKNSGDAPKILGTPTEAGLNILTAKAGLNLANRLQTSPRLKELPFDSTRRMMTTIQKNQDCKTYVYTKGALSNLMTVCDTILVDGKVQPLTDEYQAQIDQANRNYAAQGLRSLAFAYKTTNETNFDNATPANTEQHLTFVGLAAMQDPPREEIYEAVQKCHSAGIRIIMVTGDSTLTAKSIAVKIGIVSDAARVITGAEMKQLSDAELQSAVKDEVIFARVAPEDKYRIVTMCQENGDVVASTGDGVNDAPALKKANIGIAMGVTGTDVAKDAADMILTDDNFASIVNAIEEGRTVYSNIQKFLLYIFTSNVPEAFPSVLFLLSGGAIPLPLTVMQILTVDLGTDMLPALGLGAEPSEPGIMNRPPRKQSDHLLNKMIIWKSFGYYGLIAMIISTFAYFFVNWQHGWPHVALAASGNTYMVATTMTLAAIVFCQVANVLNIRTERNSLFKVGIFSNHRILWGIIFEICLLAFLVYVPFVHNLFGTADLSLHDWFFLICIPIPLILLDELRKWIVRKFMQSNAQ; this is encoded by the coding sequence GTGCCAAACAATAAATTAACTGATGATCAGTACGCCCAACTACCGGTTGATGAACTAGCGCATGATTTAAATTCATCGACCACAGCTGGTCTGACCACTACGACCGCACAATCAACGTTGACAACCGTCGGGAAAAACGTGATTCAAAAGGGAAAAAAAGAAAATGAATTCCTGAATTTCTTAAAAAACTTTATTTCCCTAATGGCTTGTTTACTCTGGGTCTCTGGGTTAATCGCATTTTTGGCTGGAACGCCGGAACTAGGGATTGCCATTTGGGCGGTGAACGTGATTAACGGGTTATTCTCATATTGGGAAGAACGGGCCGCTAAAAAGGCCACCGATGCTCTAAGTAAAATGCTCCCCAGTTATGTGAACGTGATTCGGGATGGCAAACGGGTGCAGTTAGTTGCTGAAGATATTGTTCCTGGTGACGTAGTTGAACTTCAGGCCGGAGATGCCATTCCGGCTGATGCTCGAGTCCTTGATGATGCCTCCCTTCAGGTGGACGAGTCGGCTTTGACCGGAGAATCAGTACCGGTGGATAAATTTTCAGCCTACAAACATGGCGATGGGCAGTTTGCCATCCAAAACGTGGTGTTTGCCGGGACGGTTGCTACTAGTGGAACCGCAATGGTGATGGTGATCGCAACGGGAATGAATACGGAATTTGGTAAGATTGCCAGTCTAACCCAGGGTCAAAAAGAAGAGGATTCGCCGTTAACCAAGGAATTAAATCATCTAACGCGGCAATTATCGATTTTGTCATTATCCATCGGGGCCGTCTTTTTTATTCTGGCCATTTTCTTTGTGCACTATCCGGTAGCAAAGTCCTTCATCTTTGCCCTCGGGATGATTGTGGCTTTTATTCCAGAAGGATTGTTACCAACTGTGACCCTGTCGTTAGCCCATGGAACGCAAGTGATGGCCAAGAAGCATGCCTTGCTGAAAAGTCTGAACAGTGTAGAAACGTTAGGGGAAACCAACGTGATCTGTTCCGATAAAACCGGAACGTTAACCCAAAACCAGATGACGGTTAACCACGTCTGGTTACCAGACCAAGAGTTTACGGTGACGGGAACCGGATATTACAACAACGGAAAAATTCAATTTAAGGGTCAGGACGTTGATTTAAAGAACTATCCGGACCTGAGCCTACTGTTAGACATTGCGCTATTGAATAACGACACTAAGATTCAAGAACCGAAGAATTCTGGGGATGCCCCTAAAATTTTAGGAACTCCAACTGAAGCTGGTTTGAATATCTTAACGGCTAAGGCCGGTCTGAACCTAGCCAATCGCTTGCAAACTTCACCGCGGTTGAAGGAATTGCCGTTTGATTCAACCCGGCGGATGATGACTACCATTCAAAAGAATCAGGACTGCAAGACCTATGTCTATACTAAGGGAGCGTTGTCCAACTTAATGACGGTTTGTGACACCATTCTGGTGGATGGGAAAGTTCAACCGCTGACTGATGAATATCAAGCACAGATTGATCAAGCTAACCGGAACTACGCTGCTCAAGGATTGCGTTCGTTAGCATTTGCTTACAAGACGACTAATGAAACTAACTTCGATAATGCGACACCGGCCAATACAGAACAGCACTTAACCTTCGTGGGCTTAGCAGCGATGCAGGATCCACCGCGCGAAGAAATTTACGAAGCCGTGCAAAAGTGTCATTCAGCCGGAATCCGGATTATCATGGTTACCGGTGATAGTACTTTAACCGCTAAGAGTATTGCGGTAAAAATCGGAATCGTTTCTGACGCGGCGCGGGTGATTACCGGAGCAGAAATGAAGCAGCTGAGCGATGCAGAATTGCAGTCGGCGGTCAAAGATGAAGTTATCTTTGCTCGGGTCGCCCCGGAAGATAAGTATCGGATTGTGACCATGTGTCAAGAAAATGGGGACGTGGTAGCCTCGACTGGGGACGGAGTAAATGATGCACCAGCCTTGAAGAAGGCTAACATCGGAATTGCCATGGGAGTTACTGGAACTGACGTTGCTAAGGATGCCGCTGATATGATTCTGACGGACGATAACTTTGCTTCCATTGTAAATGCGATTGAAGAAGGGCGGACGGTTTACAGTAACATTCAGAAATTCTTGCTCTACATCTTTACTAGTAACGTTCCGGAAGCCTTTCCATCGGTTTTATTCTTATTATCAGGGGGAGCAATTCCACTACCGCTGACGGTAATGCAGATTTTAACCGTTGATTTAGGAACGGATATGTTACCTGCTTTAGGATTGGGAGCTGAACCAAGTGAACCAGGGATTATGAATCGACCTCCACGCAAGCAAAGTGATCATCTCCTTAATAAGATGATTATTTGGAAGAGTTTTGGGTACTACGGTTTAATCGCAATGATCATCTCGACCTTTGCGTACTTCTTTGTCAACTGGCAACACGGTTGGCCCCACGTCGCATTAGCTGCCAGCGGTAACACGTACATGGTTGCTACCACGATGACTCTGGCTGCAATTGTCTTCTGTCAGGTTGCTAACGTCTTGAACATTCGGACGGAACGGAATTCCTTGTTCAAGGTCGGGATTTTCTCTAACCACCGAATCTTGTGGGGGATTATCTTTGAAATTTGCCTCTTGGCCTTCTTAGTTTATGTTCCATTTGTTCACAATCTCTTTGGGACGGCTGACCTTAGTTTACATGATTGGTTCTTCTTAATCTGTATTCCAATTCCATTAATCCTACTCGATGAATTGAGAAAATGGATAGTTCGGAAGTTCATGCAATCGAACGCTCAGTAA
- a CDS encoding MDR family MFS transporter — protein MSEKQTVDANGKPYNRTLFVLVLLVGAFVTVLNQTILGTAFPTLMKAFDVNTSTVQWLTTGFMMVNGILIPVSAWLTSRINTKWLYLGAILIFEIGTITAASAPTFGVLFVARLIQAVGAGVIMPLMQTILLSIFPANERGAALGLGGIVIGLAPAIGPTLSGWIIDNYSWRLIFEMIIPIAAFVLIAGLFFVKPVLPTRKSKLDYFSLILSTIGFGSALYGFSSVGNDGWGSSTVLWSLAIGAVFICFFVWRQLTIEHPFLDLRVLKSFEFSLSTTLASVAFMAMIGVEMVLPLYLQIVKGMSAFHSGLTLLGGALMMGIMSPITGMLFDKFGARRLAICGLFLLTVGTFPFMFLTEDTANIYITVLYAVRMFGVAMVMMPVTTSGMNSLSVKMMGHGTAVNNTIRQICGSIATAVMVSILSNVTSNNMPSNVLKVNDPIHFRDLAIAATLKGYTATFGIAFVIALIAFCLAFALKKGRVTQNEKAKGGDGE, from the coding sequence ATGAGCGAAAAACAAACCGTTGATGCGAACGGAAAACCGTATAATCGAACGCTGTTTGTGTTGGTGTTACTGGTCGGAGCGTTTGTGACCGTTCTGAATCAGACGATTTTAGGGACGGCTTTTCCCACGCTGATGAAGGCTTTTGACGTCAATACTTCCACCGTCCAGTGGCTGACGACCGGATTCATGATGGTCAACGGAATCTTGATTCCAGTGAGTGCTTGGTTAACTAGTCGAATTAACACGAAATGGTTATACCTAGGAGCCATCTTAATCTTTGAAATTGGAACCATTACGGCAGCGTCTGCACCAACCTTTGGTGTGTTATTCGTGGCCCGTTTGATTCAGGCCGTGGGTGCCGGAGTGATTATGCCATTGATGCAGACCATCCTACTTTCGATTTTCCCGGCAAACGAACGGGGAGCTGCTTTGGGATTGGGTGGGATCGTAATCGGACTAGCTCCGGCGATTGGACCTACTCTGTCAGGATGGATCATTGATAACTATTCCTGGAGGTTAATTTTTGAAATGATTATCCCCATTGCAGCCTTTGTTTTGATTGCGGGCTTGTTTTTTGTGAAGCCAGTGTTACCAACGCGTAAATCCAAATTAGATTACTTTTCTCTGATTTTATCCACGATTGGATTTGGATCGGCGTTGTATGGATTTTCCAGTGTTGGAAACGACGGCTGGGGCAGTTCGACCGTCTTGTGGTCATTGGCAATTGGAGCAGTCTTCATTTGCTTCTTCGTATGGCGGCAATTGACGATTGAACATCCTTTCTTAGATCTCCGCGTATTAAAATCATTTGAATTTAGTCTCTCTACCACCTTAGCTTCTGTAGCCTTCATGGCAATGATTGGGGTGGAAATGGTACTTCCGCTGTATCTGCAAATTGTGAAGGGAATGTCTGCCTTTCATTCTGGTTTAACTCTCTTGGGGGGAGCCTTGATGATGGGGATTATGAGTCCCATTACGGGAATGCTCTTTGATAAGTTTGGGGCACGTCGGCTCGCTATTTGTGGACTATTCCTGCTGACGGTTGGAACCTTTCCATTTATGTTTTTAACGGAAGATACGGCTAATATTTATATCACTGTGTTATATGCGGTGCGGATGTTTGGGGTTGCCATGGTTATGATGCCAGTAACAACTTCTGGAATGAACTCGCTATCAGTGAAAATGATGGGACACGGGACGGCCGTTAACAACACGATTCGGCAAATTTGTGGTTCGATTGCGACGGCTGTGATGGTTTCCATTCTATCGAACGTTACTAGTAACAACATGCCTAGCAACGTTTTGAAAGTTAACGATCCGATCCATTTCCGTGACCTGGCCATTGCGGCAACCTTGAAGGGTTACACCGCAACCTTTGGAATTGCCTTTGTGATTGCTTTAATTGCCTTTTGTTTGGCATTTGCTCTGAAAAAAGGTCGGGTTACCCAGAATGAAAAGGCGAAAGGGGGAGACGGAGAATGA
- a CDS encoding AzlD domain-containing protein has translation MEWNGMQHFLLIILCFFVALIPRFFPLFFFRKRKIPKWFNEWMEFVPICLFTSLVVKDLFITKTYTFSIANSIPELIASVVVIIIAFWTRSMALSVIVGLALVFGLTFLL, from the coding sequence ATGGAATGGAACGGAATGCAGCACTTTCTGTTAATAATACTATGTTTCTTTGTGGCACTGATCCCGCGGTTTTTTCCTTTATTCTTCTTTCGGAAGCGAAAAATTCCGAAGTGGTTTAACGAATGGATGGAATTTGTGCCCATTTGTTTGTTTACCTCGTTAGTTGTGAAGGACCTGTTTATTACCAAAACGTACACCTTCTCAATTGCAAACTCGATTCCAGAATTAATTGCGAGTGTGGTTGTGATTATCATTGCATTTTGGACGCGTTCCATGGCGTTGTCGGTGATTGTGGGGTTGGCGCTGGTATTTGGACTAACTTTTCTGCTATAA
- a CDS encoding AzlC family ABC transporter permease, with translation MTKVVPNPNEPNWRKNFRTSFPLDISYIPIGVACGILLHAAGFNAFNTILVSLLVFSGGAQFLIASMLTINSPLLTIVLMLFFLELRYALLGSSLSKYLKGQNTWFLLLFAGSMNDENYAVNYLKFSTDKDFTQRDALQIEHWSLLFWTVSNLVGSLVGTAITIDLTVVHFALTALFLFMIVMQVKSFLKIIIATLAACLAVLFLVMTKSTLGLVFATLTASFIGFVADNYLTKQKKRSRLLKMFKNPAGTPKE, from the coding sequence TTGACTAAAGTGGTACCAAATCCTAACGAACCAAACTGGCGGAAAAACTTTCGCACTTCGTTTCCATTAGACATTAGCTACATTCCAATTGGAGTGGCCTGTGGAATCTTGTTACATGCGGCGGGCTTCAATGCCTTTAATACAATTTTAGTGTCGTTGCTGGTGTTTTCGGGGGGAGCGCAATTTTTAATTGCGTCCATGCTGACGATTAATTCACCATTGTTGACGATTGTCTTAATGTTATTCTTTTTGGAATTACGGTATGCCCTCCTCGGTTCGAGTTTATCAAAATATTTAAAGGGTCAGAATACGTGGTTTCTTCTTTTATTTGCGGGTTCGATGAACGATGAAAACTACGCCGTGAATTACCTGAAGTTTTCAACTGATAAGGACTTTACCCAACGTGATGCCCTGCAAATTGAACACTGGTCGCTGTTGTTTTGGACGGTTAGTAATTTAGTGGGGAGTTTAGTTGGAACTGCAATCACGATTGATTTGACCGTAGTTCATTTTGCACTCACGGCGCTCTTCCTCTTTATGATTGTAATGCAGGTTAAAAGTTTCTTGAAAATTATCATTGCCACTTTGGCTGCTTGCCTAGCGGTTCTGTTTTTGGTAATGACCAAGTCGACGTTAGGATTGGTATTTGCCACGTTAACGGCCTCGTTTATCGGGTTTGTGGCGGATAATTACCTTACGAAACAGAAAAAGCGGAGTCGTTTGCTGAAGATGTTTAAGAACCCAGCGGGAACTCCAAAAGAATAG
- a CDS encoding 2,3-diphosphoglycerate-dependent phosphoglycerate mutase: MAKLCLIRHGQSEWNLANKFTGWVDVDLSEEGVKQAQNAGKLISEAGLEFDQAYTSVLKRAIKTLHYALEESDQMWIPEMKTWRLNERHYGDLQGKNKAKAAEKYGDEQVHIWRRSYDVLPPLLSADDEGSATKDRRYADLDPRTIPAGENLKTTLERVIPFWQDHIAPQLLDNKNVIIAAHGNSLRALTKYIENISDEDIMDVEIATGEPIVYDIDSNLNIVSKQKLGE, encoded by the coding sequence ATGGCTAAATTATGTTTAATTCGACACGGACAAAGTGAATGGAACTTAGCAAACAAGTTTACCGGCTGGGTAGATGTGGACCTAAGTGAAGAGGGGGTTAAGCAAGCTCAAAACGCCGGAAAGTTGATTTCCGAAGCTGGTTTAGAGTTTGATCAAGCTTACACTTCTGTTTTAAAGCGGGCCATCAAGACGTTGCACTACGCCTTAGAAGAAAGCGACCAAATGTGGATTCCAGAAATGAAGACCTGGCGTTTAAACGAACGTCACTACGGGGACTTACAGGGAAAGAACAAGGCCAAAGCTGCAGAAAAATACGGAGACGAACAAGTGCACATCTGGCGTCGTTCATACGACGTGTTACCTCCGCTGTTAAGTGCTGATGACGAAGGTTCAGCTACAAAGGACCGTCGTTATGCTGACTTAGATCCCCGGACAATTCCAGCTGGAGAAAACTTGAAGACTACTTTGGAACGGGTAATTCCATTCTGGCAAGATCACATTGCACCACAATTATTGGACAACAAAAACGTGATTATTGCTGCCCACGGAAATTCATTACGAGCTTTAACGAAATACATCGAAAACATTTCGGATGAAGACATTATGGACGTGGAAATTGCAACTGGAGAACCGATCGTTTACGACATTGATTCCAACTTAAACATTGTCAGCAAGCAAAAATTAGGTGAATAG
- a CDS encoding DUF4811 domain-containing protein, with the protein MIFVILVGTVLAFFLCFNLIPNRKLSNATGILAGFLVILTILAIVGNFHYHFGMKKETVTTPHSFTSINKQMNMVLYQKIGKQGKEQVVIYKKTASQKKPTTTPAIKTRNIIKHEGTKNRLVTQKQEWVYKNGFYRMMFGVAQKETFIKRTNTFHVANDYLVMTPKQAKEFGQRMKQVAAGMKQQQQDPAAQAALKQQAQQYIQGKMTAEMQKNPQLSDQQRQRLMKKWQVEFQNQLKQQAQQKLVEQVAREMNLK; encoded by the coding sequence ATGATTTTTGTAATTTTAGTAGGAACGGTTCTTGCGTTTTTCCTGTGTTTTAACTTAATTCCCAACCGTAAATTATCCAATGCCACGGGCATTTTGGCCGGATTCTTGGTGATCTTAACGATTTTAGCGATTGTTGGAAATTTTCACTATCACTTCGGAATGAAAAAAGAAACGGTAACGACGCCCCATTCGTTTACCTCCATTAATAAACAAATGAACATGGTGTTGTACCAAAAAATTGGTAAGCAGGGGAAAGAACAAGTTGTTATTTACAAAAAGACTGCTAGCCAAAAGAAGCCAACCACCACTCCCGCCATTAAAACTAGAAATATCATTAAGCACGAGGGCACGAAAAATCGTTTGGTAACCCAAAAACAAGAGTGGGTTTATAAGAACGGTTTTTACCGGATGATGTTTGGGGTAGCACAGAAAGAAACCTTCATCAAACGGACTAATACGTTCCACGTGGCTAACGATTATCTAGTTATGACGCCTAAGCAGGCCAAAGAATTTGGACAACGGATGAAACAGGTTGCTGCTGGAATGAAACAGCAACAACAAGATCCTGCTGCCCAAGCTGCGTTAAAACAACAGGCACAGCAGTACATTCAAGGAAAGATGACAGCAGAAATGCAAAAAAATCCGCAGTTATCAGACCAGCAACGTCAACGGCTGATGAAGAAGTGGCAAGTTGAATTTCAAAATCAATTGAAACAACAAGCCCAACAAAAGTTAGTGGAGCAAGTTGCTCGTGAAATGAATTTAAAATAG
- a CDS encoding SAM-dependent methyltransferase, which yields MLEKVFYNEFLKRSFAEPLEVTFWDGKTKKYGHGTPKAHITIHKPIPIREVKKNASIALGEAYMNGTIEIDGNLEDLITSAYQAADSFFRDKRFIKFLPKASHSESESKKDVQDHYDIGNDFYRLWLDKTMTYSCAYFEKPTDSLYQAQENKIHHIIQKLHPQPGRTLLDIGCGWGTLMLTAAKKYNLRVTGVTLSQEQYDYVQSQIKKYGLENLAEVRLEDYRELPKDEQFDYITSVGMFEHVGKENLGEYFETVSTHLKDNGSALIHGITRQQGGAVNGWINKWIFPGGYIPGLTENIQHIVDNRLQVYDLESLRRHYQRTLEEWDKNFNRVRSEVTEMFDEQFVRMWDLYLQACAASFKSGNIDVMQYLITKGPSGASLPMTRDYMAEKNN from the coding sequence ATGTTAGAAAAAGTATTTTACAACGAGTTTTTGAAACGAAGTTTTGCCGAACCATTAGAAGTTACCTTTTGGGATGGTAAAACCAAAAAATACGGGCATGGTACCCCTAAAGCTCACATCACCATTCACAAGCCCATCCCGATTCGGGAAGTGAAAAAGAACGCATCCATTGCGTTAGGTGAAGCCTATATGAACGGAACGATTGAGATTGATGGAAACCTGGAAGACCTCATTACCTCAGCCTACCAAGCTGCTGATAGTTTCTTTCGTGACAAACGCTTCATCAAATTTTTACCAAAAGCTTCTCACTCTGAATCAGAAAGTAAAAAAGACGTGCAGGATCACTACGACATCGGAAATGACTTTTACCGGCTCTGGCTGGATAAGACGATGACCTATTCTTGTGCGTACTTTGAAAAACCAACCGATTCACTGTACCAAGCACAAGAAAATAAAATTCATCACATCATTCAAAAACTTCACCCACAACCAGGCCGGACCCTTCTGGACATTGGTTGTGGCTGGGGAACCCTAATGTTAACGGCCGCTAAGAAATACAACCTGCGCGTGACCGGTGTGACTTTGAGTCAAGAACAATATGACTACGTTCAATCTCAGATTAAAAAGTACGGCCTAGAAAACCTTGCGGAAGTCCGACTGGAAGATTACCGGGAACTACCAAAGGACGAACAGTTTGACTACATTACTTCCGTGGGAATGTTTGAACACGTCGGAAAAGAAAACTTGGGTGAGTACTTTGAAACCGTTTCGACCCACCTGAAAGACAACGGAAGCGCCCTTATCCACGGAATCACCCGGCAACAAGGGGGCGCCGTTAACGGTTGGATTAACAAGTGGATCTTCCCCGGTGGTTACATCCCTGGTTTGACCGAAAACATCCAACACATCGTGGATAATCGTCTCCAAGTTTATGACCTGGAATCATTACGGCGCCACTACCAACGAACTTTGGAAGAATGGGATAAAAACTTCAACCGGGTTCGTTCGGAAGTCACAGAAATGTTTGATGAACAATTCGTCCGGATGTGGGATCTGTACCTGCAAGCCTGTGCGGCATCGTTCAAGTCCGGTAACATTGACGTCATGCAATACTTGATTACCAAGGGACCTTCTGGAGCATCTCTCCCAATGACCAGAGATTACATGGCTGAAAAGAATAACTAA